The sequence GCTGGCTTTGGGCATTAATCGACCACCTCTAGCAGCTGTCCCTTCATCTCCCCCACGCCTCCGCGGGGTTTGATCAAGGTCGAGCCGCAGACGTGGCAAGTTACGGGCATGGCTGGCTTCTTGAAGGCCACCTGCTCGTTGCCGCAATCAGCGCACTTTACTTTTACGAAGTTTGTCGTATGTACCATCTGGATCACTCCGTGAGCTCGAATTTCTTGGCCCTGAAGCAGCGCTTCTGGTGGGCCTTCTTGCATTTCTTGCAGCGGTATCTCAATGGGACCCTCTTGGTCGGTTTCTCCCTGCCTTCCGGTTTCGGACGCGGGAAACCTCCATATCCAGAGGTTGCCCTTCTGAATCTTCTCTGACCCCACTTGAGTTCGCTGGCCTTCTTTTTCTTGACCCTTTCTACCTCATGGTCGGTGTGAACCTTGCAGAAAGGACAGTAAGTCTTAATTTGCCTGGGCATTTTCATTATATCACCCTTGGAGCAACAGGCTTAATACTCAATTCCTATATAAACCTATTACCCTAGGTCTGGATGCTGGTCCCTATACTGGCCAAGTCTTGCGACCGTGGTTAGGTAAGGTACGCTTCTTCCGTTTTTATGCAATAAAGCCTCATGTTTATAACCATTTTCCTGAATAGCGCTAGTACCGGATCGTTTATGTAAGATTCACGTCACACTCTGCAATTCATTTCCATCGGGTAGGTCATCGGACCTGGAAGTGCGGACTTATAATCACCGAAAGATTATAATATAGAGGCGGTGGTCTGGAGGATTCCGCTCAAATAACTTCTTGCAGACAATGCAATTCTAAATACTGGATAAATTGCCAGTATTCAGGAAAATGTTATTTGAATCGATACGTCAAATAGAAAACGATATATATCTATGCGATAATAAATGATATGTATCAGGTATTGGATAGGTGAAATTAATGGCTGACAGGGGTTTCAGTAAGAAGGACGAGACACTGGTCGAGCTTCTCATGGGCACTGGCATGCCCAAGAATGTGGCTAAGACACTAGCCTTCCTGCGAAAGAAGGAAGAGACGACCTCAGTAGAGATCGAAATATCCACCGCGCTAAGGCAACCCGAAGTGTCGATCGCGATGCAGGAGCTCAGAAGGAGAAAATGGGTTATCAAACGGGACATAAAGAAAGAGGGCAAGGGCCGTCCGGTCCACGCCTATAAGCTTGCTATCCCGTTCGAGAAGATCGTCGAAACGCTCGAGAAGGAAGAAAGAAAGAGGATCGAGCGGATTGAAAGCAATATCGAACAGCTAAAGACCATGGCCCATTAGGCCAGGTCGTTCCTCATTTTTCTAATACCACGGTCCGGTCATCGTAAGCCACGACCGCTTTCGTTGCTAGCCCAAGGAATAGGCCGGTCTCTACGACACCAGGGATGCTTTTGAGCTTCCTTTCCAAGGAAACCGGGTCATCGATCCTTTCAAAACGACAGTTGTAAATGTAGTTACCATTGTCCGTGATGAACGGTTTGTCGCCACCTTTGAGCTCCGGAACACATCCCAGGGCCCTGATGTTCCTGGCGGTCAGGCCGTGGCCGAAGCGAGTCACCTCAATGGGGAGCGGCGATTTCGTTCCTAGTGTTTTCACAAGCTTCCCGCTATCCACTATGATGATCTCCTGTTTGGAGGCATAGGCCACCATCTTCTCCCGCAGCAGGGCGCCTCCCATCCCTTTGATCAGGTTCAGTTCATCATCGACCTCGTCCGCTCCGTCAATGGTTAGGTCGATCCGGTCCACGTCATCTAACGAAACAAGCGGGATGCCGCACTTCAGGGCCTGCTCCTCCGAGGCGACCGATGTGGGGACTCCGCGCAAATTGTATCCATCATCCACCAGCTTTCCGATCGCCTCGATGGCAAAGAACGTGGTCGATCCGGTGCCCAAGCCAAGGGTCATTCCGTCCTCGATGAAATGGACAGCCTTTTCTGCCGCCCTCCTTTTCAGATCGCTCATTCTTTCACATCCAGATCCTTTCGGATGAGATCGGTCAAAGCATCGGTAATGTAATCGTTCAGACGCTTTCCTGCCTGGACATTGGCCTTGCTGGCATCACCGACGAACCCCTGCGGATAGCATCGCTCCGGGTCGCTGATCACTGCGTAACCCGCAGAGACGAATTCGCCCTTGGTGCGGTTCTTGGGAACAAGGTCCGGCCTGATCGCCATGATCCTCGACGTTTCCATCATCCCCCCATGGCCATCACCGTTTCCCGCACCTATCTCTTCCTGGACGTTCTTTCCGATATCGTAATCTGCCAGGAATATGAGGTCCATCTGGTATCGGCGCACCACGTCCTCGCAGGCATCCTTTATCATGGCCATGTGGACGCTTCCCGAATGGCCGCTGATGATCACGACCTTGCGAATCCCGTTACGGTGCATGGACTCCAGGACGTCGATGACCAAGGCTCGGAGCGTTGACGACGTGATCCCGATGGTGCCAGGAAGGTTCCTCGTCGAGGAATGCTGTCCGTACTTGATGGCCGGTGCGACCAGGCCATTGACCCTCTGGGCCACAGCATCCGCGATGGCCTCAGGCTGGAAGGAGTCTGTTCCCAAGGGTAGATGTGGTCCATGTGCCTCGGTCGCCCCAATAGGAAGTATGACCACCGGGTCCCTTTCGACCGCTTCGGCGAACTCGTTGCTGGTCATCTCCTCGATGCGCACGTTCACACCTTCTTGTCTGACTTGAGCAGCTTTGTGCCGCAAACCGGGCACATGCCCTTTGAGAGGGAATCCTTGTTGAACTGTTCGACGAGCTGCTTATTGACCTCTTCCAGACGCTCGTCCTTGATGGTCTTATTGCATTTCGGGCAGTACATCGGCGCGGCTATCGCTTTCCTTGATATTTTTATGCTATCCCGGGGCAAGATTGAAATCACCCGCAGAGGATGGCAGATCATGCGTCTAGCCTGCCTATATTCCGGAGGAAAGGATTCCACCTACTCCGCCTACCTGATGGAACAGCAGGGGCACCGGGTATGCACATTGGTGAACATCGTCCCCAGCGATCCGTATTCATGGGTCTTTCATACTCTTAACCTTGATGCGATCCCGCTGATGGCCCAGGCCATGGGCAAAAGGTTGGTCTCCGTACCGTCAGACGGCACCGAGCAGGGGGATCTGGCTGCCCTCAGACAGGGACTTGAGGGATTGAACGTTGAAGGAGTGGTCGTCGGAGCGATAGCCTCCGATTATCAGTGGGACCGCATAAACGGAGTGTGCGAGTCGCTGGGACTGAGGCTGTTCGCACCCATGTGGCGAAAGGACCAGTTGATCCTCCTGAACGACATGGTCGAAGCAGGCGTGAAGGCCATCATCGTGGGCGTGTTCGCCGAAGGTCTCGACCAGAAATGGCTGGGAAGAACGATAGACCACGATTGCATCGGGGATCTGATCGAGGTGGCCAAGAAATATCGGATCAACGTTTCGGGCGAGGGCGGCGAATATGAGACCATGGCCTTGGACTCACCCATGCATTCCCAGCCCATAAAGGTGGAGTCCACCGAGACTGTGGTGGAGCGGGACACGGCTAGATTGCTGGTCAAGAAGTGCTCTCTCGACTTCGTCTGAAGATTAGAGCCTCTGTACCTCAGCCAGGAGCGCGTCATAGTCAGGTTCGTAGGATGGGTCCTCTGGGACCCACCGGTAGCGAATGATCATCTTTCCGTCCACCAGGAACGCTGCCCTATAGGCCCTTCCGTTCATGTATCCTTCATCCTCTATGAGAAGGCCCCATTCCCTCGATACCCGTCCGTCAAGATCCGACAGCAGCGGGAATTGCAGGCCGAGACCTATGCTCCAATCCCCGTGGGAACGGACCGTGTTTGTGCTGATGCCGATCAGGTGGCATCTTAGTGCGAATTGGTGAAGACGGTTCTGGAAGGTCTTCATCTCGATGGAACAGATCATCCCGAAGTCGGAAGGGTAGAAGAGGACGAGTGCCGGTTTCGATCGGACCAGCTCGCTCAGCGAGATCGAGACGTCCATACCCGCCGGCAGGATGAAATCTGGGGCTTTGGTTCCGGTCGGTGGGCCCAGGACTACGGCCATGGTTCACGCCCTCGGCCTTCGACCGTGACCATCTCCTTCAGGGATATGGCGTAATAATCGATGGTGAATTCCTTCTCGAAACCGGATTTCAGATATAGGGAAAGCGCCACATCGTTGTCCGTCTGGACATCCAGGATTATCCTGCCTTTTCCTTCGGCCCGTAACATATTGACCATGTTGCGTAAGATCGATCTGCCAAAACCTTTCCCCCGAGACCAGGGTAGCACGCAGAACCCGGTGAGCTCCGAGACCGATCCTTCATCAAGGACATCGATCTTGCCGATAGGCCTTCCGTCCACCTGTGCCAAGAATCTCCTCTGGTCCGGTTTCGAGTAGAAACGGTCATGGCATTCCAGTTCCACCTCTCGCAGCATCAGGTCGTCGTTTCCTACCTCCCTCAGGTCGATCTGCTGTGTCGGGACCATCTGTGATCCGGTCGAGCTCATCCGATGCTCGGAGAAGGCCAGCTTTCCTCCGACGCCTTTTATGAGATCTACTCCGACGTTGAGCCTACGGTCGTTCATGACCAGGATCCGGAAGTGTCCCCTGCGTTTGCATTCCGCCGTGGTGGCATCAAGAAGCATTGAGCAGACGACCATCCAATCTTCGTCGGGATCGGCGAAGATCGATACCTCCGCCTCTTCCTTTTCAAAGGAGTAGAAGAAGGAGAAGCCGATGCAGCGCGCCTCCCTCACGAAGGCCAAGGCGCCGACCCCGGGTTTGTCAAGGGACCTCAGGAAATCACCGGTAAGAAGTATCCCGACTCCCATCCTCATCTCGCATTTCTCTTTCAGTGCTAGGATCTGCGAGATCTCGTTCTCCGAGGGGTCCGCGATCGGTATGATCCTTCCCTCATCTGCCTTTTCACCCGCAACCTTGTTCACATCCCAGCCAATCGGTCGCTGACATAATAATACTTGCATGCAGGCTAAACTTTATGCCTTCCGTGAGCATCTAGAAACGTGGACCAGACGACGCCAGAGAGCGCAGCGCAGGATGCTGGAGACATAGAACTCAGGTTGGTGGACCTGGCAGGTGACGCCATGGGGGGAAAGGGTTCGGTTACGTTCATCTCTGGAGGTTCAGTCGATCGGCGGCGCTCGATCATCGCCCGCGTTCTGATGGAGACCGAGGAGATGGGGTGCCTGACGGTGATATGCGACTGCCGCCGCCCCCTCTCCGGGAATGAACCTCTGGCCGAAGCGCTGTTGGCTCTCAGGAAGGTCATCGAGGGAGGAGCCGCGGCCTATCCACCCGTTCCACCGGAAGGCGTGTGGCCATCAGACCGCTCATATCGGGCTGAGATGGAGGGGCTGGATCTGCTCCGTTCCATCACCGAAAACAGCACAACGGTGGTGGTCATCGAGGAGATGGGGGCCGCAGACCTAGACACGATGGCCATGTTCCAATTCCTTGCCCGGAACATCGGTCGGATGGGTGCGATGATGGTCGTCACCCACTCAAGAATGGATGAGGACCAAATCGCGATGAAGATGCTCGACGAACTAAGGGATGAGGTGGCGGTTCAAGAGCTTCATCTTCCGGTAACTGCCGATGATATGAAAGACAGAGGGGCATCGGCTGGGCATGCGGCACCGGCCGAAAGGGCCGCGAACCGAACCGCTTGCCAGCGCCCAGAGGCGACCTCATTGATCGAAAACCACATTCGTTCCTCCCGTGCAGCAATGGCAACCGGGGACATCAGCGGTTCTATAAATTATGCCTATGCCGCGCTCAGCGATTCGATGTCCATCGAACACTTCGGATTTGTGCTCGACTCCTATACGCTGCTGGGAGAATCCCTGACCCAGGCGGGCAAGGAGAAAGAGGCGTTCGACATCCTTGATAAAGCGATCGATCTTTCGACGGTGATCGGTGAACTGCCATCTCAAAGAAATGCTCATCTCAGGAAGGCGGAGCTCCTTCTTTTTAGCATCGGGGAACCGGATTCCGCTCTCAAAGAGGCGATCATGGCCGACAGGATCGCATCAAGATCATCGAGCGAGCTGGACAGGATCGAGCCATTGGGTATGGTTGCCATCATCGAGGCGAGGAATGGTCGGAGGGATAGGGCAGAGAAGGCCTTCTGCGACGCTTCTGGAACGCTTGATGGGCAGCCTTTGGACACGTTCATCAAGGAGAGGATGTTGCTTGCCTTGGCTGCCTCCCTGCTGTTGGAGGCCAGGAACGACATGGTCGGTATGAATGCCAGGTACGGGGAGGCAGAAGTGCTTGCCACGGCAACCAGTTCTCCGACCTATTGGTCGGCCGCGATGTCACTGCAACACGGTCGCTCGCTCCTCAGATTGAGAAGACCTCGGGAGGCCATAAGAAATCTGGACGAGTCCGCACGGCTTTTCGAACGGTTAGGGAATCCTCTGCAGTGCGCCCGGGTCAAGCGTGCGATCGAGGGGTCTGAGCTGGGTCCGATGCCTGATTGACATTCTGACCGAGAGGATGGCGCCCGCACGGTGCAAAGATGTTTATCGGTGCATTTACTAGATTCTACCTGGCCCGGTACAGCATGCAGGCGCGTTGCAGGTGAGGCGCCATTTAACGGGTCAAGGGGTGTTCCGCAATGATATTGGTCGTAGGGGCGACGGGACAGCTAGGCAGCATAGTGGTGAGGAATCTCCTGCAGCAGAAGAGGTCAGTACGGATCCTGGTCCGTCCGGGGTCAGACTATGAGCCGCTTATCAAGGCCGGTGCGAGGGCTGTGTTCGGTGATATAAAGTCACCGATAACCCTGATCGATGCGCTCAGGGGCGTGGAGACCCTGATCACCACGGCCAACTCAGCCCGACGCGGGGGCGATGACAACGTTCAGAATGTGGATCTCATCGGTAACCGCCATCTGGTGAACAGTGCCAAGACGGTCGGGGTCAAGCACTTCATTTTCGTTTCCGCCGCCCGGGCCGATGACAAGAGCCATTCCCCATTTCTGCAGGCTAAGAAGAAGACCGAGAACCACATCATCCAGAGCGGAATGAACTACACCATCGTGGCACCCGAGCCGATCATGGAGGTGTGGTTCAACACGTTCATTGCTGGACCGCTCAAGGCAGATCGGCCGGTGACGGTGATAGGCGAGGGCAACAGACGACACAGTTACATCTCCATAGAAGATGTGGCCGGATTCATCATCTCCTCGGTGGGAAACCCCGCGGCGAGGAACACCCGCCTGCTGATAGGCGGTCCAAAGGCGATCAGCTGGAACGATATCATCGGGACGTTCGAGATGACATTGAGAAAAAGGATCCCGGTCATTCACGACCTTCCCGGAACGGAGATACCAGGGATCCCCGAAGGCATGCTGGAACTGCTGACCGGGATGGAGACCTACGATTCCATGGTGGACACGGCCAAGCTGTACAAAGTGTTCGGGCTCAGGCAGACCTCCATGGAAGAAGCGGTCGTTTCTTACCTGTCCGGGCTGAAATTGGACCGGCCGATCCGGGAAAAATGATACGCCGAAAGCAGGGCTGAGGTCCGACCAAAGGTATTATCATGTGCCGGGCTCCGAACTCCTAGCATCAGGTGTCAACAATGTTCGTTCCCAATGCCGAATTGGATGAAAAGGTGAAGATCAAGATGGAATGCAAACGCTGTGGTCATTCATGGTTCAGAAAGGAGGGAGAAGGTGTCCCGGTCTGCCCGGAATGCAACGCCCCCTGCGAGGACAATGAGCATTGCAACGTCAACCGTAAGAACTGATCCGATCAGCTCCGACCATCAGTGATCGTGGTGCCAGCATTGCCGGTCAGGGCTTCGAGGGCCTTCTCCATGGAAGTGATCACAGCCCGTCTGCCTCCGTTCTTAACGAACTCGATCGCCGATTCAACCTTGGGTCCCATGCTGCCCTCCATGAACTGGCCTTCTTTCAGCCATTTTTCCGCCTGTGTCACCGTCATGGGGCCGATCGCTCGCTGTTCCGGCCTTCCATAATCCAGGAAGACCGATTCGACATCGGTGAGGATGAGCATCGAACAGGCGCCGATCAGGTGTGCCATCACCGCGGCCGAATGGTCCTTGTCGACCACTGCCTCCACGCCGCCGATCTCTCCCTCACTCTCAACCACTGGAATGCCACCCCCTCCGCAGGCTATCACGACGTATCCGTTCTCGAAGAGGTCCTTGATCGACTGCCCTTCCAGGATCGAGACAGGTCTGGGTGATGGGACGACCCTTCTAAAGCCTCGGCCGGGCGACTCCGCGACCGTCCAACCCTTTTCTTTCCGAAGCGCTTCCGCCTCCTGGGCTGAATAGAAGGGGCCGATCGGCTTTGAGGGTCGCCCGAAGGCCGTGTCGTTCGGGTCCACCAGCGTCTGGGTCAATATCGTCATGACCGGTCTCAAATCCCCGGTCTGTCGCAGCTCGTTCATCAGGCACTGCTGGAGCATGTAGCCGATCATCCCCTGGCTCTCCGCCCCGCAGAAGTCCAGGGGCATGGGCGGAAGCACTCCCTTGGCCATCTCATTGCGCAAAAGGATGTCACCTACCTGAGGTCCATTTCCATGGGTGATCGCGATGTGATAACCCTCTCCTATGAGCTGGGCGAGCGTCCGACAGGATGCCCTTACATTCCTGAGTTGCTCCTCCGCCGTCCCTTCCTCCTTGTATCTCAGGATGGCGTTGCCGCCTAAGGCTACCAAGACGGTCTTTTCGCATTCGTATTTCATCGGCCTGATCTGGGAGCCGATGGTTCTTCTACTTTCCTTGGCTGAAATCCGTCTCTCGAGCGCTACTAACCCCGATAATGAGACCAACCTGCACGGTCGCTGGTAAGCAATCGATTAATAACATGAAGTTAGTTTTTACCCATCCACTATCGAATCGTGAAGTGTGCTGTCATGAACGAAGTATTGAAGAACATCTATGCCAGGCGGTCGGTGAGGAGCTATTCCGAAAAGAAGGTTCCAGAGGATACGATCAAGGAGATACTCAGGACGGGTGCATCGGCGCCGAACGGGATGGGCGTCCAACCCCTGAGGTTCGTGGTCATTGAGAACCAAGAGAGGATCGATCACTATTCTGGGATAGCGAAGGAACTGTTCAAGGCGGGGGTGACCAAGAACCGCCCCAAGGACGAACCGTTACCGGAGAACCTCCAGGGACTCGTCAGGACACTGTCAAACCCGGACTTTCACCTGTTCTACCACGCCCCGGTCACGGTGTTCGTCTTCGCTCACCCCTCCGCCCTAACGCCGGTCGAGGACGCTAGCACGGCGGTGGAGAACATGTTCCTGTATGCCCGTTCGCTTGGGATCGGCAGCTGCTGGATCGGATTCGCTGGTTCACTGGCCCATAGTCAGGAGTTCCTGCAGGAATGCCAGGCCCCGTCCGATCACAAACTGGTCGCGCAGTTCGTGTTGGGCTATCCTAAAGGGGATTTCCCCGAGGCGAAGCAGCACGAACCACAGATCATAGGATGGATCAAGTGATCGCCCAAACCTTTCAGGGTCGTTTCATTGGGATAGGTCTCAGCGCCTGTCCTCCTCACGCTCGACCATTCCCATCAACAACATAGCGGTCAGGAGGGTCCTCCGGTCGAATTGGGGCGGAAGGTACTGACAGTCCACCTCCCAGGTGTCGCCGATGATCCTGAATTGTTGTTGGATATATGCCACTAAACGGCCATAGTATTCCACCTTGACCTGCTCGGTGATCAATCCACCTCCGGGAAGATACTTGCGCATAATACCGCGTCCGGACGGCTCCACCACCCGGCCTATCTGTTGGTTGAAGGCATCGAGCAAGGCATATTCGTCCTGGGCATAGTTCGAGAGGTAGCTCTTCCTCATCTTGCCAACACATGCGCCGCTACTGGAATCGATGACCGCCCATGTCCCCCAGTCATCCACGATGTTCTCCTGTTGGATCCGGAAGAGCTCGTCGGACATGTTCTCGTCCGAATAGACCCGAATGTCGTCCTTGATCCTCATCAGCTTCTGTTTGGAGAATCCGATCATGTTCCCCTGACGGTCCTCGATGAAGTACCTGTTGCCGACGGTGAGGACCTTCCTGCGTATACGATAGAAGTTCTGGAACCAGAGCCCTGTTTGACCCGGGGGGACATTGTGGATGGTTGCATCCAACCTCGTTCCGCAATGTCCGCAGAAACTGCTTCCGTCAGGCATTTCCAAGCCGCATTTTGGGCAATTCATTTCATCACCGAGAGAGCAAAATCATTGTCCGGATTAAATGATTAGGACCGATTTCTCAGACGGATGGAGATCAGACCTGTTCATGATTTCTGAGCGTATTCGTCCTAGAGAAAGTTCTCTCACATCCATTCCTGAATGTGCGCCAGATAGACCAGGGTGCCAAAGAACAGAGCAACCAGCCAGGCCCCGACGGTCGCCCGCATGAGGTTCCGTTGATAGCATCCCTTCCCAAGACGGAAACGGTTCCATACCCATTTGCCGGTCACGAAGGCGGACAGTCCTATCGCTATCGCCCCGGACAGGGCGTGTTCTAAATTGACCTGGGCCCGAACCGATCCGGCCTGGACGTCGTTGAGGAAATCCGATAGACTATCGTTGAAGATCGGCAACATGACCAGGGCGAAGGATGTCAGGCTGATCGCGGTGGCCATGCCCATGATCATTCCGTGGCTGGAGAGCCTCCTCCTTCTCCACTCGATGAGTGCGATAACCAGCATTCCCAGTATGATGATCTGGACGATCATGGTGGCCTGGGTCTCCAATCGCACCCCTGAGGCGCCATGCGAGAATTCCTGGGGCGTCTGCAGATCCATAGTGTTCAAACTTGACCTCATCCCGGATAATCCTTGCCATGAAATCCAAAACAAGAGAGCGAAGATCCCACCGCCTCATCCCGGATGCTCATGGTCGGGTTATTAATATTTCAGGTCGTTCCCCGCCCAATGGACGTATCCCTCCTGTTCACCACTGCGTTGGGGCTTGGTCTGATCATGGCCTTTGTTCCGGGAGCGGTCTTCTGCGAGGCCCTGCCATTGGGCTTCAGAAAGGGCTTCCGGCCAGTCCTGTCCCTGGAATTGGGTGCGTCCGCCGGAGATGCGATATGGGCAATAATCGCCCTGGTCGGCCTGGCCTTCCTGGTGCAGGATCCATTGACCAAGCTCGGCCTGGGCTTGATGGGAAGCGCCTTCCTCGGTTATCTGGCGTACAAGATGTTGACCGAGCATAGGAAATGTCTCCCAGATGACGAGAATGTCGAAAGCACCCGGAATGCTTTCATCACCGGAGCAGTCATATCGTTCGCCAGCCCTTTCCAGATAGCGTTCTGGTTGGGGATCGGGGCGTCAACCATACTGGTCTTGGTCTCCGAGCCTCAGCCTATACACTACGTATTATTCTTCGTGGCCTATATGATCGGTTCCTGCCTCGGAGGGACGATCATCGCCGCGTTATTGGCCTACGGGCGCAGGTTCGTAAAGGACCGCCTTTTCCGAGTCATCAATATCATATGCGCAGTGTTCATGATCTATCTGGCGGCCAGCCTCCTATGGAACACGATCCAAAGCCTGTGAACAATAGGGTCAAGAGGCTCTATCGTGATCGCTAGAAATCACCATTCAGCGGTCTTTAAATATGCCCATTCATATTTTGATATCTGATGGATTCTGGGAATGAGGTCAAAGCTGGCGGCCTGAATGAAGGTGTTGACCCGAGTGACGCTGCCTCCATAACCTCTACGGATGTGGTAGTCCGTTATGGCCAGATAATGGCCCTTGATCATTTCTCAGTGGCCATACCTCACGGCATCGTCGGACTCCTTGGCCCGAACGGGGCCGGAAAGAGCACCTTCATCAAGGCGGTCCTGGGATTGGTGCAACCGCAGTCTGGTAGCATCACCATCTCAGGCCTGGATTCTCGTGTTGACACCTTGGCCATCAGAGATCGCGTCGGCTATATGCCGGAGCACGATTGCCTGATCGACGCTATGCCAGGCGTGGAACTGGTGTCATATATGGGAAGGCTGTCAGGAATGGCCAAGGGAGACTCGATCCCTCGTAGCCATGAGGTACTGGATTTTGTCGGCATCGGGGAGGAGCGATATCGGCCAGTGGGGTCGTATTCCACCGGAATGAAGCAGAGGGTCAAGCTTGCCCAGGCCATCGTGCATGATCCGGACATAATGTTCCTCGATGAACCGACCAACGGCATGGACCCGAACGGCCGCGAGGAGATGCTGGAGCTTATCGGCAGGATCGCCGCCTCGGACAAGTCCATACTGGTGTCATCCCACATACTGCATGACGTCGAGGAGGTCTGTAAAGAGGCGATCATAATCAACAACGGCCGGGTGGTGGTGAAAGGGCCGCTGGAAACACTGTTGTCGCAGGGGTCGGACAGAAAGTCCATCAAGGTGAAAGGGACACCGGACAGGATCAGGTCGTTCATCGAAGCCCTCGGAAAGTACCACAACATCATAACCGTCACGGACCATTTCGGACTGGCCACGATCGTTTTTCTGAACCCGGGGGGAAGCAGGCCGGTTCTGGAGCTTGCCCATGACCTGGGAGTCCAGGTCCGCAGCTACCTCCCCGATCGTATCACCCTTGAGGACGTGTTCATAAAGGCCGTCACCGAGGTGAGATGATGGGCCTCGAACCAATCGGATATCGGCCATGGAAGGGAAAGCGAAGCGAACACCGACAGAGGTTCCTGGTCATCGCGGACCAGGTGCTGCGTCAGAAGACGGCATCACTGTGGTTGATCGGCGTCTTAATCCTGGGAACCATGCTGGTCCACATGTTCAGCATCATAATCATGTCCATCTCTCCTCACCTTTCCCTCACCGAGGCGGCGATGGCCGATGTGTTCCGGGGCCCGCTGTTCTACCTGTTCACACTGATACTGGTGGCAATGGTGTGTTCCGACCTGGTGTCGGAGGACATGCGCAGCCGCTCGCTAACGCTCTATATGTCCAGAGCACTGCGTCCGGAGAATTACCTGGCGGGCAAGGCTTTGGGTGCGCTGGCGGTGATATCGGTCTTCACCCTGTTGCCACCGCTGATAATGGCCCTCGCCGTGACCGCGACCCAGACCGGCGGAGATTACCTGTCCAGTCTGGCGGTCGTCGGAAGAACGCTGATCGCATCGATAGTGGCGACGATATTCCTGGTGCCCTTGGGACTGATGATCTCCTCCCTGACCACCAGGAAGACGTACGCCGCGGT is a genomic window of Methanomassiliicoccales archaeon containing:
- a CDS encoding zinc ribbon domain-containing protein, with amino-acid sequence MNCPKCGLEMPDGSSFCGHCGTRLDATIHNVPPGQTGLWFQNFYRIRRKVLTVGNRYFIEDRQGNMIGFSKQKLMRIKDDIRVYSDENMSDELFRIQQENIVDDWGTWAVIDSSSGACVGKMRKSYLSNYAQDEYALLDAFNQQIGRVVEPSGRGIMRKYLPGGGLITEQVKVEYYGRLVAYIQQQFRIIGDTWEVDCQYLPPQFDRRTLLTAMLLMGMVEREEDRR
- a CDS encoding LysE family transporter, producing the protein MDVSLLFTTALGLGLIMAFVPGAVFCEALPLGFRKGFRPVLSLELGASAGDAIWAIIALVGLAFLVQDPLTKLGLGLMGSAFLGYLAYKMLTEHRKCLPDDENVESTRNAFITGAVISFASPFQIAFWLGIGASTILVLVSEPQPIHYVLFFVAYMIGSCLGGTIIAALLAYGRRFVKDRLFRVINIICAVFMIYLAASLLWNTIQSL
- a CDS encoding ABC transporter ATP-binding protein → MDSGNEVKAGGLNEGVDPSDAASITSTDVVVRYGQIMALDHFSVAIPHGIVGLLGPNGAGKSTFIKAVLGLVQPQSGSITISGLDSRVDTLAIRDRVGYMPEHDCLIDAMPGVELVSYMGRLSGMAKGDSIPRSHEVLDFVGIGEERYRPVGSYSTGMKQRVKLAQAIVHDPDIMFLDEPTNGMDPNGREEMLELIGRIAASDKSILVSSHILHDVEEVCKEAIIINNGRVVVKGPLETLLSQGSDRKSIKVKGTPDRIRSFIEALGKYHNIITVTDHFGLATIVFLNPGGSRPVLELAHDLGVQVRSYLPDRITLEDVFIKAVTEVR
- a CDS encoding ABC transporter permease subunit; the protein is MGLEPIGYRPWKGKRSEHRQRFLVIADQVLRQKTASLWLIGVLILGTMLVHMFSIIIMSISPHLSLTEAAMADVFRGPLFYLFTLILVAMVCSDLVSEDMRSRSLTLYMSRALRPENYLAGKALGALAVISVFTLLPPLIMALAVTATQTGGDYLSSLAVVGRTLIASIVATIFLVPLGLMISSLTTRKTYAAVGTFMVVFVLQVIAGIFERFDPNWTLLGPENILFYCYDVIFDQAMPSGINTVLLAMALLVVIVPPSMVVFDRVRRKGVGK